One window of the Syngnathoides biaculeatus isolate LvHL_M chromosome 11, ASM1980259v1, whole genome shotgun sequence genome contains the following:
- the snx25 gene encoding sorting nexin-25, producing the protein MPTPSSTSTDQIGGCIGAGEGPMFASSSSSLSSSFRFLPAFFLGVVAAVVFQLSWGGLSLTSFFLKLFIYVSFAVLCFLAGSFVLLVRKSPLKVSCFDRHKRHSVQQQEFFNNLMTRYLAPVQESSQSRRVVVSHNLDKALKEVLDYAYRDYILSWYIPLSRDEGQLYAMLSEDWWQMIGQLRCRLAEIDLVNVVCYDTIRILHTHFTGLKAASARPDEGARPFPLHPCLVSPESELAFLRCVARILLLCLLPQKDAKSRTLRLCLTEVITTKVLKPLVEVLSDPDSINRMLLSQLEQREQQAEQQKKAYTYAASYEDFIKLISTSADVIFLKQLRYQIVVEIIHATSLSSLPQLKKQKERKGKESAAMKADLLRARDMKRYINQLTVAKKQCEKRIRLLGGPNYENTEDGGTDDSDEPLSQRILLFDDIIYNPGYREHFSDYMERVDKRALISFWELVETLKTANKNEVPQIVGEIYQKFFVESREISVEKFLLKEIQQSLVGNRGTEVFVRLQEQVAETMRERYYPSFLVSDLYERLIRGEEQHGQSHCSTDGKEEGCRGLDAGEEVCDEGSKGINEQASYAATKLRQLYDKLEYKRQALGSIQNAPKPDKRIVSKLKEEIGAMEREHSELQQHITRTDWWCENLGHWKATITTAEATEEGGETVACYSVCVNLLEGEETVNSRWSVQRKLTEFHMLHRKLTECFPSLKKFQLPSLSKLPFKSIDQRFLDKSKTHLNTFLQRLLTDERLCQAEALYAFLSPSPEHLKVMSIQKKSSFSLASFLEKLPGDFFSHTEEEADDDSDLSDYGDDTDGRRDALAEPCFMLIGEIFELRGMFKWVRKTLIALVQVTFGRTINKQIRDTVNWIFSEQMLVYYISVFKDTFWPNGILAPHVSIRTDAERTETKERAQQKLLDNIPDALANLVGQQNARYGVIKVFNSLQEASANKHLLYVLMEMLLKEVCPELRLEVDNI; encoded by the exons ATGCCCACCCCCTCATCTACTTCAACAGACCAGATTGGAGGTTGCATTGGTGCAGGAGAGGGGCCCATGTTTGCCAGCTCTTCCTCTTCTCTCAGCTCCTCTTTCCGGTTTCTCCCAGCTTTCTTTCTGGGTGTGGTGGCAGCAGTAGTGTTCCAGCTGTCATGGGGCGGTCTGTCCCTCACATCTTTCTTCTTGAAGCTCTTCATCTATGTGTCGTTCGCCGTACTGTGTTTCCTGGCTGGGAGCTTTGTTCTACTTGTCAGGAAAAGTCCTCTCAAAGTCAGCTGCTTTGACAGACACAAAAGGCATTCAGTCCAACAGCAGGAATTCTTCAACAACCTCATG ACTCGATATTTGGCCCCAGTACAAGAATCGAGCCAGAGTCGAAGGGTGGTAGTGTCACACAATTTGGACAAAGCCCTAAAAGAAG TGTTGGACTATGCCTACAGGGACTACATTCTGTCTTGGTACATTCCTTTGAGCCGCGATGAGGGCCAGTTGTACGCCATGCTGTCAGAGGACTGGTGGCAGATGATTGGCCAGTTGAGATGTCGACTTGCTGAAATAGACCTTGTTAACGTGGTGTGTTATGACACCATCCGAATTTTACATACACACTTCACTGGCCTCAAGGCTGCATCTGCAAG ACCGGATGAGGGAGCACGGCCGTTTCCTCTCCATCCATGTTTGGTTAGTCCAGAGTCAGAGCTGGCCTTCCTTCGCTGTGTAGCCAGAATACTGCTGCTATGTCTCCTGCCGCAAAAGGATGCAAAGTCTCGCACGCTACGCCTCTGCCTCACAGAAGTCATCACTactaaag TGTTGAAGCCTTTGGTGGAAGTTCTTAGCGACCCCGATTCCATAAACCGAATGCTGCTGTCTCAACTGGAGCAGCGGGAGCAGCAGGCCGAGCAGCAGAAGAAAGCTTACACCTACGCTGCCTCTTATGAGGACTTCATCAAACTGATATCAACGTCCGCAGATGTCATTTTCCTCAAACAACTCAG GTATCAGATAGTGGTAGAAATTATTCATGCCACTAGCCTAAGCAGCCTGCCTCAGCTCAAAAAACAGAAAG AGCGTAAAGGCAAAGAATCAGCAGCCATGAAGGCAGACCTGTTAAGGGCCAGGGATATGAAACGATATATCAATCAGCTGACCGTCGCTAAGAAACAATGTGAGAAACGTATCCGTCTGCTTGGTGGACCAAACTATGAGAACACTGAGGATGGAGGAACTGATGACAGTGATGAGCCTCTAAGTCAGAGG ATTCTCTTGTTTGATGACATCATATACAACCCAGGTTATAGGGAACATTTCAGCGATTACATGGAGAGAGTTGATAAGAGGGCTCTGATAAGCTTCTGGGAATTGGTGGAAACGCTGAAAACTGCCAACAAG AATGAGGTGCCCCAAATTGTTGGGGAAATCTATCAGAAGTTTTTTGTAGAAAGCAGAGAGATTTCGGTGGAGAAGTTTTTGTTGAAAGAGATCCAACAAAGTTTAGTGGGAAACCGAGGAACTGAGGTCTTTGTGAGACTACAGGAACAG gtGGCTGAGACGATGAGGGAGCGTTACTACCCTTCTTTCCTGGTTTCGGATCTTTATGAAAGGCTTATCAGAGGAGAAGAGCAGCACGGCCAATCGCATTGTAGCACTGATGGGAAGGAAGAAGGG TGTCGGGGTCTGGATGCTGGAGAGGAGGTGTGCGACGAAGGTAGTAAAGGAATCAATGAACAGGCCAGCTACGCTGCCACCAAGCTTCGCCAGCTGTATGACAAATTAGAGTACAAGAGACAAGCCCTGGGATCGATTCAGAATGCACCCAAACCAGATAAAAGG attGTGAGCAAACTCAAAGAAGAAATAGGAGCCATGGAGCGAGAGCACAGTGAACTCCAGCAACATATCACCAGGACCGACTGGTGGTGTGAAAACCTGGGTCACTGGAAAGCTACGATTACGACCGCTGAA GCTACAGAGGAAGGCGGGGAGACTGTAGCTTGTTACAGTGTGTGCGTCAACCTGTTGGAAGGTGAAGAGACGGTTAACAGTCGCTGGAGCGTCCAAAGAAAACTGACCGAATTCCATATGTTGCACCGCAAACTGACTGAG TGTTTTCCATCTTTGAAGAAATTCCAGTTACCATCCCTCAGCAAATTGCCTTTCAAATCCATTGACCAAAGGTTCTTGGACAAAAGTAAAACCCATCTTAATACCTTTCTGCAG CGTCTGCTGACAGATGAGCGATTGTGTCAGGCAGAGGCTCTCTACGCTTTCCTCAGCCCATCTCCGGAACACCTAAAG GTGATGTCCATTCAGAAGAAGTCTTCTTTCTCTCTGGCCTCCTTTTTGGAAAAACTTCCTGGGGATTTCTTTTCTCATACTGAG gaGGAGGCAGACGATGACAGCGACTTATCAGATTACGGTGATGACACGGACGGGAGGAGAGATGCCCTGGCTGAACCTTGTTTTATGCTCATAGGCGAGATATTTGAACTCCGAGGAA TGTTTAAATGGGTGAGGAAAACTCTTATTGCACTAGTACAGGTGACATTTGGACGGACTATCAACAA ACAGATCAGGGACACAGTGAACTGGATCTTCTCTGAACAAATGTTGGTGTATTACATCAGTGTCTTCAAGGACACTTTCTGGCCCAACGGAATTCTGGCACCACATGTCAGCATCCGAACCGATGCCGAACGCACTGAAACCAAGGAACGAGCTCAACAAAAACTACTTGACAATATTCCAG ACGCATTAGCAAATCTGGTTGGGCAACAGAATGCCCGTTATGGAGTCATCAAGGTCTTCAATTCCCTGCAGGAAGCTAGTGCCAATAAACATCTTCTCTAT GTTCTAATGGAAATGTTACTTAAGGAAGTGTGTCCCGAACTCAGACTAGAGGTTGACAACATATGA